In Belonocnema kinseyi isolate 2016_QV_RU_SX_M_011 chromosome 4, B_treatae_v1, whole genome shotgun sequence, a single window of DNA contains:
- the LOC117171241 gene encoding U1 small nuclear ribonucleoprotein C-like yields the protein MPKYYCDYCDTYLTHDSPSVRKTHCQGRKHKDNVKYFYQKWMEDQAQQLIDATTAAFKAGKIHTNPFSGSNGAAIPPPVNYGPRPPGGPPGPMMPPMMMGPHGPMPPMMGMPPPMMGPMGPMGPMMGPMGTMRPPPMKT from the coding sequence ATGCCGAAATACTACTGCGATTATTGCGACACTTATCTCACGCATGATTCACCGAGCGTGAGAAAAACTCACTGCCAAGGAAGAAAGCATAAAGATAATGTGAAGTACTTTTACCAAAAGTGGATGGAGGACCAGGCACAGCAATTGATTGATGCGACCACAGCGGCGTTCAAAGCCGGCAAAATTCATACAAATCCGTTTTCGGGTAGCAATGGTGCGGCTATTCCACCGCCGGTGAATTACGGACCACGACCACCTGGAGGACCTCCGGGTCCTATGATGCCTCCGATGATGATGGGACCTCACGGACCAATGCCTCCGATGATGGGAATGCCTCCTCCAATGATGGGGCCTATGGGACCCATGGGTCCTATGATGGGCCCAATGGGAACCATGAGACCGCCTCCAATGAAAACATAA